Proteins from a genomic interval of Poecile atricapillus isolate bPoeAtr1 chromosome 1, bPoeAtr1.hap1, whole genome shotgun sequence:
- the SLC10A2 gene encoding ileal sodium/bile acid cotransporter, translating to MQTNFLSQQFNAGSLAENSTACPANATICDGTSCVLPEDNFNRTLSVVLSTILTIMLALVMFSMGCNVELKNFLCHLKRPWGIFVGFLCQFGIMPLTAFLLSLAFNILPIQAVVVMIMGCCPGGTASNVIAYWVDGDMDLSISMTTCSTLLAMGMMPLCLFIYTKMWTDSDAIVLPYDSIGLSLVALVIPVSFGIFVNHKWPSKAKIILKVGSIVGAVLIVLIAIVGGILYKGSWIISPKLWIIGTIFPAAGYSLGFLLARIAGLSWHRCRTVSLETGMQNTQLCSTIVQLSFTPEQLELMFTFPLVYSIFQLLFALLILGGYRLYRRHRLKTKTDVEKTAQEEDSKPSANINGGYISDEMK from the exons ATGCAGACAAACTTTCTTTCCCAGCAATTTAATGCTGGTTCTTTGGCAGAAAACTCCACGGCTTGTCCGGCAAATGCTACTATTTGTGATGGTACATCTTGCGTATTACCAGAAGATAATTTTAATCGAACATTGAGCGTAGTTTTAAGTACTATTCTAACAATCATGCTGGCTTTGGTGATGTTCTCCATGGGCTGCAATGTGGAACTTAAGAATTTCTTGTGCCACCTAAAAAGACCATGGGGTATATTTGTGGGTTTCCTTTGCCAGTTTGGAATTATGCCTCTCACAgccttcttgctctctttggcCTTTAACATCCTTCCTATTCAAGCTGTTGTGGTGATGATCATGGGATGCTGCCCAGGGGGCACAGCCTCGAATGTCATCGCCTACTGGGTGGATGGAGACATGGACCTAAG CATCAGCATGACAACTTGCTCCACTCTGCTTGCAATGGGAATGATGCCACTTTGTCTCTTTATTTACACCAAGATGTGGACTGATTCTGATGCAATTGTACTCCCCTATGACAGTATTG GACTGTCTCTGGTAGCTCTTGTGATTCCTGTTTCATTTGGAATATTTGTCAACCACAAATGGCCTAGTAAAGCGAAAATCATACTAAAG GTTGGTTCCATTGTGGGAGCAGTGCTCATCGTGCTCATTGCTATAGTTGGGGGAATACTCTACAAAGGCTCCTGGATTATCTCACCAAAGTTATGGATCATTGGCACCATATTTCCAGCGGCTGGCTATTCTTTAGGATTCCTTCTGGCTCGTATAGCTGGTCTGTCTTGGCACAG ATGTCGTACAGTGTCTCTGGAAACAGGCATGCAAAACACTCAGCTATGTTCCACTATAGTACAGCTCTCATTCACTCCTGAACAACTTGAACTGATGTTTACTTTCCCACTCGTCTAcagcattttccagctgttgtttGCCCTACTCATTTTAGGAG GCTACCGTCTTTACAGAAGACACCGActcaaaacaaagacagatgtTGAGAAAACAGCACAAGAAGAGGATTCAAAACCAAGTGCTAACATAAATGGAGGATATATATCAGATGAGATGAAATAG